One window of Suricata suricatta isolate VVHF042 chromosome 6, meerkat_22Aug2017_6uvM2_HiC, whole genome shotgun sequence genomic DNA carries:
- the LOC115293362 gene encoding ubiquitin-like, with product MHIFVKTLTSKTVTLKVKTRDARKTIKAKAQGKEAIPPDRQHLISAGNQQQDGQAIPCNNIQEESTWHLELCLREGIIDPSQHQLDQKDNCNKMIKC from the coding sequence ATGCACATCTTTGTGAAGACTCTGACCAGCAAGACCGTTACCCTCAAGGTCAAGACCCGTGATGCCAGGAAGACCATCAAAGCCAAAGCCCAAGGCAAGGAGGCAATTCCACCTGACCGGCAGCACCTGATTTCTGCAGGCAACCAGCAGCAGGATGGCCAAGCTATCCCATGTAACAACATCCAGGAGGAGTCCACCTGGCACTTGGAACTTTGCCTTAGGGAGGGCATCATTGACCCTTCCCAGCACCAGCTTGACCAGAAAGACAACTGCAACAAAATGATCAAGTGTTAG